The window ttcagctgtgtgttcaTTGTAGGAGGCTGATTACATATCAGTATTGAGAGTCAAAGTCATAGCACCACCAACTGGCAACATCAAAACAGGGAAGATGTAGACCTGTGAAAGGATTCTTGATATCTTAaatactgttgccatggcaacatatcgaactttaataatattcttgggtgttttcatgcttcaaattgcatgaaactcaacacacacatcaaagttgtcagccagtagacatgggcaaagccttagaaacgcGCAGGGAGGAGGGCCTCTATatcgccaccttttgacaaaagttgAAGGGGTTTTTTTTACCCACAGTCAATAAACTTGGTACATATATTGTACCGACCAACAggaattcattaaaatgaatgtactatatttcagattaatatatttgttttctttaaaatatttcttcTGAATCTCACCTCCCCCTCAATTCCTCAGTCTCACCTttcattgtctgtgtgtgtgtctttctcTGTCTAACTGTCTGTTTCTCTAATGTATAGATGAACCgatctataaatgaacatgcatccCATGACATTATTATAACTGTCTTGCAAACTGTTGTGTGCATGATATctattttatgcatattttatgaTAAGAACCGATGGTTATCGTAAACTAACCTATACCATGTTTGGTGTCTACGAGTTTGTATTTTGAAGATTTAAATGATTGTGTATATGATATATTGTTTCCTGTGCAACatatcagtattacaagaatctttaatagtttctTCAAAACAACTCAGCCAGTTTAATCACATTCAAAGACAAGAGCCATAAACTCCTCCAAAAAGAACCTTAAGAGGAGACGCACAACTCCGCCTCTTTCTCTTGCTTCTTTTGGACGGACTGAAGAGACCCCCTTTTCCTGCAGGCTTCTTCAGGCCAAGGCCTGTAGTCCGTAACCTGCaccccagccatgtgctcatcttTCCTACTACAAAAGTCAAATTAATTAGCAAAGATGCTttattactgaaaaaaaaaactgatggtCTTTTCCAGATTGTTTTTGACTTTTTCCCAAAGCTCCATTTTCTGTCACACTTCTAGTTCAACTCTATCACTGTTCATTTTTTacctatgtatgtgtgtgacctgCGTGTacgttatgtgtttgttagtttagttatgtgtttgtgatttagttaataaaacttgtgcacaatacatatttGGTTCTGACTCTCTGTCTGTGAAAGATTGCCTCTTAAATGATCAGATCTTATTACCTGCTTTATAAATGCTTATTACCAAGCACTGGAAATGCTAAGAAAGATAATACTGAGTGTTCACAGGATAAACTGATTTATGgattgtaattttaatgtagctacatcaagttaatcTGACTGATAATTGaccataattaataatcataatgagttatggaTAATTATTAATAGtccccctttgagttaattcacAAGGTTTAGAGTTTAGccctttcatttttgggtgcttTTGTCTGCATTATAGGAGAGGAAATCTCTTAGGCCTTCTCTTCTACAAATTTGAATAAAACCAGTACAACCAGTTTATTTGTACTGCACTGACTACATAGTTTTGTataattagttaaaaaaaaaaaaagtttaataataatgcaaaagaCCTTAAAGTAAATACATCTGGATTTTGAACTGCATATGATAACTTTTCACTCATTTGAAACTGATCTATAACATGAAATACTCTCATGGATGTGGCTGTTATGGTTCATGGTCACATTGGCACCAGCTGGCTGCTGTAAATGTGGCATATTCAAACGACTTTGACTTAGTCCTTTTACATTTACTGGGTTTAAATTCATATTGCCTGCCATGCACAGTTTCCCTAACATGCCCGGGGTGACGGTGGCACTCTGGCTCTCTGACCATtagtgctgttcattcactacCCTCACTCACCCAAGAAATTTAGTTTACAAGTAATCTAATAAAATTTAACATTGGCCTTTATTCAGATGTTGCAGTTATTCCAATATAAACCAAGAATTGCAATGTTTTACAAGCAATTTTGAAGTTAACAGCtgaaaaggagagagagagagagagagagagagagagagagagagagagagagagagagagataatggACAATGGAAATTTCCTTACAGATGTAGAagtttataatattttacagaatttctaaatattaaaaatatttaatcatattattatttgatttgcTAATTATAATCCTTATAAATACACATGCATAGTATCTTTCTAGATTTCATGTTTCATATTTTGGGGGATTTGTTAATTTAGTTTGACATGTGTGATGATCAGTGGGTTTGAGTTTTTACCTTTATCATTAAGGCCTGGGTTAAAATATGGATAGAGTTTCTCAGTGAAAGTCTGACCAGTGAAAGAGTAGATATGAGAGCTGGAGCCCACATTGTAAAAAGAGACCAGACCCTCCTCATAATCCACAAACACTCCCACCTTCTCAGGTTTCACTTTCAGAGATAACAAGATAGATGAATTATCACAAGCTTTATATTGATTCTCATTCCTCAGAATCACATTCCAGATTCCATCCTCAGGACTTGGGCTAATGTCCTCTTTCCTATTAATGGATTCTTTGGCCACTCCTAAATCCCAATTAGACTTTCCCTTCACAAGCACCTCATAGTAAAATTTCCCTGAACTGAATCCCTGCTTTCCCAGAACACTCAAACTCTCATCAAATCTCTTTGGGTTTTCTGGGACGTCCTGCTCAATGTCTCCATCACTGACTTGTTTTCCATCATCAGACAGGATAAGATATGGATTTGCCGTATCAGGATCCAGAGTCACATCCACTGAGAGAGATCAGACATTATCAATCAACTTCAATACAAATATTTTCAGATGTACAATAAATCATAAAGATCATTAAGTATTGTACGTGTACAataaaagaaaatggtgtcaatcGCACTGTACCTGCATACTTCTGCACAAACTTCAACCCCATGGACACTGATGACAATATAAtgtaatgaattattaattGGAATATTTCAGGTTAACAACGATTATATCTCTATTAGCAGTATCAGTGGCATGTAAATGCGGCTCATCTATCAGTTTATAAAACAGAATGCAGAATGTTTATTAAAGCTctaatattaattacttattagatcttttattatttattcagtgGGGGAAAAATGTGTTACATGGGAAGTAAAGTTTCTAAATTGTCCTTGTGAGGTGGGAAAACATTTTAGGCAGACTTCTGGTTACTGTGTGTGTTTCTGATGTACAAACTCCACTAACAAAAATTACATGTACATTAATAGTTGCGTCACATTCCTTACATGTTGCTTTCAGGTATTCTCAACGGATAATCAAGTTAAAGTCATACTGCTTTAACTGGCTATGGCATGGCTTGAAGTTTGTATTGAACTTTACATAAGAAATCTATTCACTGTTTGAAATTCACATACCTGTTTGATAGAATTTTTTATTCAGAGTATTCTTCAGTTGAGTCAGAGCTCTATACAGAGGGATCAAATTCACATCAGAGTCAATCCTGATCTCAGTCCAGTTCTTGGTGTGTGGACGACTGGACAGGGATGAGTTCATCTACAGCATTAGAGAGAAgactattaaatattttttaagttaattgaatatttttttctaatttgacattattactgtttcaTTCTATTCtgtatacaccgatcaggcataccATTCTGAGCACTGACatgtgaagtgaataacactgattatctcttcatcacagcagctgttagtgggtggatatattaggcagcaagtgaacattttgtcctcaaggTTGATGTGTTAGAATCAGGAAAAATGGCCAAAGCGTAAGGATTTTAGTgtgtttgacaagggccaaattgtgatggctagaggCCAAGgctgatgcacgtggggagtgaaggctggcccgtgtggtccgatccaacagacgaacTACTGTTGCTCatgaagttaatgctggttctgatagaaaggtgtcagaatacacagtgcatcacagtttgttgcatatggggctgcatagccacagaccagtcagggtgcccatgctgaccggtttgaggagcacaacaacgagtttgaggtgttgacttggcctccaaattccccaaatctcaatccaatcaagcatctgtgggatgtgctgaacaaacaagtccaatccatggaggctccacctcgcaacttacaggatttaaaggatctgctgctaacatcttggtgcagataccacagcac of the Megalobrama amblycephala isolate DHTTF-2021 linkage group LG24, ASM1881202v1, whole genome shotgun sequence genome contains:
- the LOC125260313 gene encoding zinc-binding protein A33-like → MIQDRMKKIQEIQYSVGLKRSNTEKVKSSSVEIFTDLMRSIQRCQFEQLKMMEEQQRAAEKQAADLIKELHQEITELKKRNTEMNSSLSSRPHTKNWTEIRIDSDVNLIPLYRALTQLKNTLNKKFYQTVSMGLKFVQKYAVDVTLDPDTANPYLILSDDGKQVSDGDIEQDVPENPKRFDESLSVLGKQGFSSGKFYYEVLVKGKSNWDLGVAKESINRKEDISPSPEDGIWNVILRNENQYKACDNSSILLSLKVKPEKVGVFVDYEEGLVSFYNVGSSSHIYSFTGQTFTEKLYPYFNPGLNDKGKNSNPLIITHVKLN